A genome region from Methanobacterium subterraneum includes the following:
- the mtnP gene encoding S-methyl-5'-thioadenosine phosphorylase, whose translation MIGIVGGTGVYQIVEMGELKEKKVLNTPFGESPPISILKFEDQEVAFLPRHREGHDNPPHMINYQANIYALKMLGAEAIIATNAVGSLDESIKPGEFLIPDDFLDFTRKRPFTFYDDRAVHVDVTQPYCPQLAETIISAGRKVDGKLIKGGVYVCTEGPRFETPAEIRMFRQIGGTVVGMTGLPEVVLARELEMCYASICMVSNYAASVSSEKITIDEVFEILDEKKKELTKLIYNSVINISSDGNCPCKCALEGAEID comes from the coding sequence ATGATCGGAATTGTAGGTGGCACTGGAGTGTACCAGATAGTCGAAATGGGAGAATTAAAGGAGAAAAAGGTCTTAAACACACCATTTGGTGAATCTCCCCCCATATCTATACTAAAATTTGAAGATCAGGAGGTTGCCTTCTTACCACGCCACCGGGAGGGTCATGATAACCCGCCCCACATGATCAATTACCAGGCCAACATCTACGCTCTTAAAATGCTGGGGGCCGAAGCAATCATTGCCACCAATGCAGTAGGATCCCTAGATGAATCCATTAAACCTGGAGAATTCCTAATACCTGACGATTTTTTGGATTTCACCCGCAAAAGGCCTTTCACCTTCTATGATGACCGTGCAGTTCACGTGGACGTCACTCAACCATACTGTCCCCAGCTGGCAGAAACCATAATCTCTGCCGGGCGAAAGGTAGATGGTAAACTAATTAAGGGCGGTGTATACGTGTGCACCGAGGGGCCCAGATTTGAAACCCCAGCCGAGATCCGCATGTTCCGCCAGATCGGGGGTACAGTGGTGGGTATGACTGGCCTACCCGAAGTCGTCCTGGCCCGGGAACTTGAAATGTGCTACGCATCCATATGCATGGTTTCCAATTACGCAGCTTCAGTATCCTCAGAGAAAATCACCATAGATGAGGTATTTGAAATTCTGGATGAGAAAAAGAAGGAATTAACCAAACTAATTTACAATTCGGTTATTAACATTTCTAGTGATGGAAATTGTCCCTGCAAATGTGCCCTGGAAGGTGCAGAAATAGATTAG